One Thunnus thynnus chromosome 18, fThuThy2.1, whole genome shotgun sequence genomic region harbors:
- the ora6 gene encoding gonadotropin-releasing hormone receptor, which yields MADSSINLLGLRICISGIGLVGNVFLILSIIQTKLSRVKSFELFLLGLAAANLEEILILNIYDVIIHWPSAATASTWSCRLLKFLTVFGEANSILFTVLICIFRYHKLRDANRRVNLPIYLDSIRSAWLVSGVCVMLSTLLSVPIFIINLQGPAENITVNISGCPPDFFRCSEDDCPIFNRIYKYLFILACNLLPLIIITVSSCLIIAVLLSQRKTVKPVACVSGSEQFGKKSKGLRIQRSTVAVLAAMALFQVDWTLFVVLQLTVNPSDFPFWAEMEFFISTSYTSTSPYVYGIGNNLFSLKNFIKK from the coding sequence ATGGCCGATTCCTCTATCAACCTCCTGGGTTTAAGAATCTGCATTTCCGGCATTGGGCTTGTGGGTAACGTTTTTCTCATCCTCTCCATCATTCAGACGAAGCTCTCCAGAGTGAAATCGTTTGAGTTGTTCCTCCTTGGATTGGCTGCAGCCAACTTGGAGGAGATTCTCATTCTGAACATCTATGACGTTATCATCCACTGGCCTTCAGCTGCCACTGCCAGCACTTGGTCGTGTCGCTTGCTCAAGTTCCTGACTGTCTTTGGTGAAGCTAACAGCATCCTCTTCACCGTCCTCATCTGCATCTTCCGTTACCATAAGTTGAGAGACGCCAACAGGAGGGTCAACCTACCGATCTACCTGGACAGCATCAGGTCAGCCTGGCTGGTGAGCGGAGTTTGTGTAATGCTCTCCACGCTTCTGAGCGTTCCCATTTTTATCATAAACCTGCAAGGCCCTGCGGaaaacatcacagtgaacataAGCGGCTGCCCCCCGGACTTCTTTCGGTGTAGTGAAGATGATTGTCCCATATTCAACCGCATTTACAAATACCTGTTCATCCTGGCCTGCAACCTGCTGCCCCTGATCATCATCACAGTCAGCAGCTGCCTCATCATCGCTGTGCTGCTGAGCCAGAGGAAGACGGTGAAACCGGTCGCGTGCGTGAGCGGGTCAGAACAGTTTGGCAAAAAGAGTAAAGGTCTGAGGATTCAGCGAAGCACCGTAGCTGTGCTGGCAGCCATGGCGTTGTTCCAGGTAGACTGGACTCTCTTTGTGGTCCTCCAGCTGACCGTCAACCCCAGTGATTTCCCTTTTTGGGCTGAAATGGAGTTCTTTATCTCAACTTCCTATACATCCACCAGTCCATATGTGTACGGGATCGGGAATAACCTGTTCTCTCTCAAGAACTTTATAAAGAAGtga